From the genome of Cytobacillus firmus, one region includes:
- a CDS encoding amino acid ABC transporter substrate-binding protein, whose product MKKTFFSAVLICFVLIISGCGTNKANPDNQDETASEEEGQDLWAKVQDEGKLLIGTEGTYPPFTFHDDKGELTGFDVDISKEVAKRLGVKPEFLETQWDAMFAGLDSKRFDMIANQVGIRPDRQEKYDFSDPYISSAAVLITHESNGSVSSFEDIEGLKAAQSMTSNYADLAKSYGAEIVGVDGFNQAIELINSKRADVTLNDNLSFLDFKKHKPDAPVKIADESEDASQSGLMFRKGSDTLVDEVNKALTEMIEDGTYLKISEKWFGEDVLK is encoded by the coding sequence ATGAAAAAGACTTTTTTTAGTGCTGTTCTAATCTGTTTCGTTTTAATCATTTCAGGGTGCGGAACGAATAAAGCAAACCCGGACAATCAGGATGAGACTGCATCAGAAGAGGAGGGGCAGGATTTATGGGCAAAAGTGCAGGATGAGGGAAAGCTGTTAATAGGAACGGAAGGCACTTATCCGCCATTCACGTTCCATGACGATAAAGGCGAACTTACCGGTTTTGATGTGGACATCTCAAAGGAAGTGGCCAAAAGGCTTGGTGTGAAGCCGGAATTTCTGGAAACACAATGGGATGCCATGTTCGCCGGATTGGATTCAAAACGATTTGATATGATCGCAAACCAGGTGGGGATTCGCCCTGATCGCCAGGAGAAATACGATTTTTCGGATCCTTATATTTCTTCTGCAGCTGTTTTGATTACACATGAATCCAATGGTTCAGTTTCAAGTTTTGAAGACATAGAGGGTTTGAAAGCCGCACAGTCCATGACAAGCAATTATGCTGATCTGGCAAAGTCTTATGGAGCAGAAATTGTAGGAGTAGACGGATTTAACCAGGCGATTGAGCTGATTAATTCAAAGCGTGCAGATGTTACACTCAACGATAATTTGTCTTTTTTGGATTTTAAAAAACATAAGCCTGACGCTCCAGTCAAAATCGCAGATGAATCCGAAGATGCATCCCAAAGTGGACTAATGTTCAGAAAGGGAAGCGATACATTGGTTGATGAAGTCAATAAAGCATTGACCGAAATGATAGAGGATGGCACTTATTTGAAAATTTCAGAAAAATGGTTTGGCGAAGATGTACTTAAGTAG
- a CDS encoding DUF2935 domain-containing protein: MNEIGLTPWEEHAFWLEILEDHAIFVRDYLSPTESKYVKRADEYRQAFRNLRNRLNQLSPSIQASSQEAIALALEIWPIANGYFQFEGKLQNLRINNLINLNLSPTYFNGTLSENQEYLRLLSYYAKGLTPPQQSLFELLDLWLEDQLGHIVLLRNSIDPIEVFVDEQAEIYTRIFQGFMVQNRHMKGYLRFTQPGFPRQQEMARDVGLAVIEMNEYIKGIVQKYAGKRILNKTTLRFLEHHFPEACYLIKKLSFYAPELAEEASKCSLKKPSYS, from the coding sequence ATGAATGAAATAGGATTGACGCCATGGGAGGAGCATGCCTTTTGGCTGGAGATTCTTGAAGACCATGCGATTTTTGTCAGGGACTATCTTTCTCCAACAGAAAGCAAGTATGTAAAAAGAGCGGATGAATACAGACAAGCCTTCCGTAACCTTAGAAATAGGCTTAATCAGTTATCTCCGTCTATACAGGCATCCTCTCAGGAGGCAATTGCCTTGGCCCTGGAGATATGGCCAATTGCAAACGGCTATTTTCAATTTGAGGGAAAGCTTCAGAATCTGAGAATCAATAATTTAATCAATCTAAATCTTTCGCCAACTTATTTTAACGGCACATTAAGTGAAAATCAGGAATATTTGCGTCTGCTGTCCTATTATGCAAAAGGACTCACACCGCCACAGCAATCCCTTTTTGAATTGCTGGATTTGTGGCTGGAGGATCAGCTGGGACACATCGTTCTTCTGAGAAATTCAATCGATCCAATTGAGGTATTTGTAGATGAACAGGCAGAAATTTATACCCGGATTTTTCAGGGTTTTATGGTGCAGAACCGACATATGAAAGGATATCTCCGGTTTACGCAGCCAGGGTTTCCGCGCCAGCAGGAAATGGCCCGGGATGTAGGGCTGGCTGTGATTGAAATGAATGAATACATTAAGGGAATAGTCCAGAAATACGCCGGCAAAAGGATTCTCAATAAAACAACCCTGAGATTTCTCGAACATCATTTCCCTGAAGCCTGCTATTTAATTAAAAAGCTCAGCTTCTATGCTCCTGAACTGGCGGAAGAGGCTTCTAAATGCTCATTGAAAAAACCATCTTATTCTTAG
- the def gene encoding peptide deformylase produces MSKFNADTIITMKDIVREGDPVLREVTKEVTVPLTEEDRGTLIAMMQYLKNSQDPAVAKKYGLRPGIGLSANQIGLNKRMFTAYFTNEKGEPQEHYLINPKIISHSIGVIFLPEGEGCLSVDRDVKGYVPRYERIKVKAHNLDGEEVTHRFKGIPSIIMQHEIDHLNGIMFYDRIDKNDPFKIPDNSVMKNF; encoded by the coding sequence ATGAGTAAATTTAATGCTGATACAATCATTACGATGAAGGATATTGTACGTGAGGGTGATCCAGTCCTGCGTGAAGTAACAAAAGAAGTCACAGTGCCTTTGACTGAAGAAGATCGCGGAACGCTGATTGCGATGATGCAGTATTTGAAAAACAGCCAGGACCCTGCTGTTGCAAAAAAATATGGTTTGCGTCCGGGCATTGGGCTATCCGCCAACCAAATTGGCCTGAACAAGCGCATGTTTACTGCTTATTTTACCAATGAAAAAGGTGAGCCACAGGAGCATTATTTAATTAACCCGAAAATTATCAGCCACTCTATCGGTGTTATTTTTCTTCCAGAGGGTGAAGGCTGCCTGTCTGTAGACCGTGACGTAAAAGGGTATGTGCCCCGTTATGAGCGCATTAAGGTAAAAGCACATAATCTTGATGGCGAGGAAGTGACACACCGGTTTAAGGGGATTCCGTCAATCATAATGCAGCATGAAATCGACCACCTGAACGGAATAATGTTTTATGATCGAATTGATAAAAACGACCCGTTTAAAATTCCGGATAACTCAGTTATGAAGAACTTTTAG